In the Candidatus Poribacteria bacterium genome, GACGGGAGAATGGGAGTAGGTTCGTGAGATCAGCTCACGTTGGATTTGGGCAAGGTTCTCCTCGGCGTTCCGCTCGAAATCCTCGACGCTCACCCCGTCCATCCCTGGAGCGCCTCTGTTCTGGCTCACCTTCATCCACGCCTCTCTGAGGGTGGATATATCCGTCAGTTGATCCCATAGTGTCGAGATTCGGATCACCCCCTTCAGACGATGAACCTCTTTGGCTCATCTATCCTCTGCGCCACGCCGTATGATTCCCTTTTGCTTTGACATGACCTGCAGAGCCGATATAGCCTCAGGTTATCCTCCTTCGGATCGATCACCTTCATCAGATCCTCGACTGCCTCTCTGATCCTCTCCTCGCTTAAGAAACATTCGAAGAGGCTTTTCTGAGCCCTGAACCCGTATCCCTCCAGGATCTTGGCGACCCTATTTCTGCGGTTATCGTCGGGTATATCGTATGCGAACACGACGAAGGTAGGCATGGTTACACCGTCCGATCAACGGAGATGTCTTACCTTCTCCCTGAGCTCCTTCAGATCCACATCCAGGACGGTCTCGGCCAAGGTCTGGGCGTATGAGATCAGCCTTTCGGCCGTCTCTCCGTCGAGGCGGGTATATCCGTGTTCCAGGTAGCTCATGTTCCTGGATCGCAGGAGATCCTTCAACATATCGTTTTTCCTTTCATCCAGCGTCTGGCCGGAGATCGATTCGATCAGACAGATCCCCGCCGAAAGGGCGATATCGTTGGGCAGATATCCCATTCTTTCCTGAAATCGCTTCAAAGCCTCCGTATCGATAGCGTCCCAATTCGGCAGCCACGGATTGATCCCCATGCTCATAAGTTTTCCCTGCACCGCCACCTCCACGGCCCTATAGGCCCTCAGGACGGCGTCTGTGGCACGGCCCTGTCTCATCCTGCGTTGGGCGTTTTCGAGCGTGTCGGCGCAGATGAGGGACATCGCCTCGGTTTCGGGGAGATCGGTCTGGTTTCTGTCCTTGGCCGAAAGCTTCTTCAGCATAGGAACGCTTTTCCTAAGCGGCCTTGAGGTGCGGGCGAGCCTTACGATAGTCTCAGCTATAGGGGAGAGAAGGTCGTGATCGAGGAAGACCTGCGCGTTTTGTTGCAGCTCATCGCGGATGATGGCCGTCGCGGGCTCGTAGTCGAAGTTATCCCACAGCCACAGCGCCTCAGTCGCTCTTTTGAGAAATCCGGCCCATCCCGTCTCAGGGAGTCTCTCGGACAGGTAAAAGGCGGCGGCGTAGTTGGCTTCACTGAGCAGGTTTACTATCCTGTGAGATATCTCCACGGTGAGCGTGTTGCTTATCCTTTTGATCTTCATCTCCTTGCCGATAACCCTTCCATTTCGATCCCTTTTGCCGCCGACGTATTCGAAGATCAGCTCGCCCGCTATCTCGGTTGACAGGGCCGCGTGTGCTAGGGCGGCCGAGAGCGATTTCGTTCCCCCTGTGTAGTTGACCACGATCATCTCGCTCTCCTTAGCCGCATCAAGTGCCTCCTTCGAGATCTTCAGGCAGAGGTTGAAATCCTCCGGATCGGGGACCTCGAAGGTTCTGACGTTTAATCCCCTCTCCTGTGAATGGCGCTTCAGCTCGTAGGCCACATCGAAGGGAGATGGGGTTTGGCCCTCAAAGGGTCTGCCGTAGACGAGGAAGACCTCCTCCACCTCCTCGCCTGCCTCTTCGACCGCTTTGATCAGCGGTTCCGCCGACGTTCCGACGGAGAGTATCAAAGTAGCCTTCATCTCCTCACCTCACAATTATTTCGTCCGGGCCTTGGCTATCCTCACCCCCCATCCCCATGCCATCGCTTTCTCTTTTCCTCCAAGCTCGGGTTTCCACATGTTCCATATATCCCTCATTCCCCTGAAGTACCTCTGGCTCTGTTTGCTTCTGGGAGGTGGGTTTTTGGCCATTGTATCGAGATACCTCCTGATCATTTCCTCATTGTAGTCGCTCTG is a window encoding:
- the cas2 gene encoding CRISPR-associated endonuclease Cas2, with protein sequence MPTFVVFAYDIPDDNRRNRVAKILEGYGFRAQKSLFECFLSEERIREAVEDLMKVIDPKEDNLRLYRLCRSCQSKRESYGVAQRIDEPKRFIV
- a CDS encoding TIGR02710 family CRISPR-associated protein; its protein translation is MKATLILSVGTSAEPLIKAVEEAGEEVEEVFLVYGRPFEGQTPSPFDVAYELKRHSQERGLNVRTFEVPDPEDFNLCLKISKEALDAAKESEMIVVNYTGGTKSLSAALAHAALSTEIAGELIFEYVGGKRDRNGRVIGKEMKIKRISNTLTVEISHRIVNLLSEANYAAAFYLSERLPETGWAGFLKRATEALWLWDNFDYEPATAIIRDELQQNAQVFLDHDLLSPIAETIVRLARTSRPLRKSVPMLKKLSAKDRNQTDLPETEAMSLICADTLENAQRRMRQGRATDAVLRAYRAVEVAVQGKLMSMGINPWLPNWDAIDTEALKRFQERMGYLPNDIALSAGICLIESISGQTLDERKNDMLKDLLRSRNMSYLEHGYTRLDGETAERLISYAQTLAETVLDVDLKELREKVRHLR